From the genome of Bradyrhizobium elkanii USDA 76, one region includes:
- a CDS encoding creatininase family protein: MRSEQPRELRIEHLTSSEIAEAIAAGARTAILPLGAIEQHGPHLPLSMDSDHADALALRIARKLGAALVLPTVRVGYSPHHLGFCGSLSVRPSTLEAICLDYCSSLAAHGFARVVLFSGHIGNYPIMRDFEPRLAAALAPALQVIIYRDSAAILDAWRKSAQSVAGLGSRVGGHADVAETSVMLVLHPDRVRADRMAAGYLGKVDEKFLNRAFVDGIDAVSPNGVLGDPAGSSKAIGHAALDAVTDLVVAYATMHGA, encoded by the coding sequence CAACCGCGTGAGCTGCGGATCGAACACCTGACCAGCTCTGAGATCGCCGAGGCGATCGCGGCCGGCGCCCGCACAGCGATCCTTCCGCTGGGCGCGATAGAGCAGCATGGACCTCACCTTCCGCTGTCAATGGACAGCGATCATGCCGACGCGCTGGCGCTCCGCATCGCCCGCAAGCTTGGTGCTGCACTGGTGCTGCCAACGGTCAGGGTTGGGTACTCGCCCCACCACCTCGGCTTCTGCGGCTCGCTGTCGGTGCGTCCCTCTACGCTAGAAGCGATCTGCCTGGACTACTGCAGCAGCCTGGCTGCGCACGGGTTCGCCCGCGTGGTCCTCTTCTCCGGGCACATCGGCAATTACCCGATCATGCGCGACTTCGAGCCGCGGCTGGCCGCAGCGCTCGCTCCGGCGCTTCAGGTCATCATCTATAGAGACAGTGCCGCGATCCTCGACGCTTGGCGGAAGTCCGCGCAGTCGGTCGCTGGTCTGGGAAGCCGCGTCGGTGGTCACGCAGACGTGGCGGAGACCTCGGTGATGCTCGTTTTGCATCCTGACAGGGTTCGGGCCGACCGGATGGCAGCGGGGTACCTGGGCAAGGTCGACGAGAAATTTCTGAACAGAGCATTCGTCGACGGTATCGACGCAGTCTCGCCTAACGGTGTTCTCGGCGACCCCGCCGGGAGTTCGAAGGCAATCGGCCACGCTGCATTGGACGCCGTCACCGATCTCGTCGTCGCGTACGCCACTATGCACGGAGCGTGA
- a CDS encoding flavin reductase family protein has protein sequence MDSRTLREAFGAFPTGVVSVAAQVDGRLVGLAASSFTSVSLEPPLVSFSVAKGSTTWPELRRAEHLGVTVLAEDHGALCRQLAGPAQERFTGVAFEITNNGAVMLAEGIAQYDCTVREELEAGDHVIVLLKLHAVVVHSRRQPLIFHRSGFGRIASLA, from the coding sequence ATGGACAGCAGGACGCTGCGCGAGGCCTTCGGCGCGTTCCCGACGGGCGTAGTATCCGTGGCGGCTCAGGTCGACGGGAGGCTGGTCGGTCTCGCGGCCTCTTCGTTCACCTCGGTCTCTCTCGAACCTCCACTCGTGTCGTTCTCCGTCGCGAAAGGTTCGACCACGTGGCCCGAGCTACGCCGAGCCGAGCACCTCGGAGTCACCGTGCTCGCTGAGGACCACGGCGCATTGTGCCGCCAGCTCGCCGGTCCGGCCCAGGAGCGGTTCACCGGCGTCGCCTTCGAGATCACCAACAACGGTGCGGTGATGCTTGCCGAGGGGATCGCCCAGTATGACTGCACTGTCCGCGAGGAGTTGGAGGCGGGAGATCACGTCATAGTGCTGCTGAAACTCCATGCCGTCGTCGTTCATAGCCGCAGGCAGCCTCTCATCTTTCACCGCAGCGGGTTCGGAAGGATCGCCTCGCTTGCATAG
- a CDS encoding ABC transporter substrate-binding protein, with product MRKRILHLAAAMALTLALSISAANAQKKYDPGASDTEIKIGQTVPFSGPASAYASIGKTEAAYFRMINDQGGINGRKINLIQYDDAYSPPKAVEQVRKLIESDEVLLTFQIVGTPSNAAVQKYLNSRKVPQLFAAASALRFSDPKNFPWTMGYDPNNFVEGRIYGQYILKEHPNAKIGVLYQNDDFGRDYLNGIKVGLGDRAATMIVAETSYEVSDPTVDSHVLRIKDAGADLFFIAATPKQAAQAIKKTAEMGWHPVRIVDMKATSVGSVLKPSGPENAKGLISTNYGKEPLDPQWKDDPGVKRYLAFMEKYYPDGDKSSNFNTYGYGAAQLLVHVLQQCGDDLTRENVMKQAASLKDVTGDLALPGIKINTSPTDYRLHKRLQMMRFNGERWDVFGPILEDAGPAG from the coding sequence ATGAGGAAGCGAATCTTGCATCTGGCCGCGGCAATGGCGTTAACCCTCGCGCTGTCGATCTCTGCGGCCAATGCTCAGAAGAAATACGACCCAGGCGCCAGCGACACCGAGATCAAGATCGGCCAGACCGTGCCATTCTCGGGACCGGCGTCGGCCTATGCCTCGATCGGAAAGACCGAGGCCGCCTACTTCAGGATGATCAACGACCAGGGCGGCATTAACGGCCGCAAGATCAACCTGATCCAGTATGACGACGCCTATTCGCCGCCGAAGGCGGTGGAGCAGGTGCGCAAGCTCATCGAGAGCGACGAGGTGCTCCTGACCTTCCAGATCGTCGGTACACCTTCGAACGCAGCCGTGCAGAAGTATCTCAATTCCAGGAAAGTGCCGCAGCTGTTCGCAGCCGCCAGCGCCTTGAGGTTCTCCGATCCGAAGAACTTTCCATGGACTATGGGCTATGATCCAAACAACTTCGTCGAGGGGCGCATCTACGGCCAATACATTCTGAAGGAGCATCCGAACGCCAAGATCGGCGTGCTTTATCAGAATGACGATTTTGGCAGGGACTATCTGAACGGCATCAAGGTGGGGCTCGGCGACCGGGCCGCCACGATGATAGTCGCGGAGACGTCCTACGAAGTGTCCGATCCGACCGTCGATTCCCATGTTCTCAGGATCAAGGATGCGGGCGCCGACCTGTTTTTCATCGCCGCCACGCCGAAGCAGGCCGCGCAGGCGATCAAGAAGACCGCCGAGATGGGCTGGCATCCGGTGCGGATCGTCGACATGAAAGCGACCTCCGTCGGAAGCGTCCTGAAACCATCCGGGCCTGAAAACGCCAAGGGTCTCATCAGTACCAACTATGGCAAGGAGCCGCTCGATCCGCAATGGAAAGACGATCCGGGCGTGAAGCGCTACCTTGCTTTCATGGAGAAGTATTATCCGGATGGAGACAAGAGCTCGAACTTCAATACCTATGGCTATGGCGCGGCACAGCTCCTTGTCCACGTGCTGCAGCAGTGCGGCGACGATCTAACGCGCGAGAACGTCATGAAGCAGGCGGCGTCGCTCAAGGATGTGACAGGCGACCTCGCGCTGCCCGGAATCAAGATCAACACCTCGCCAACCGACTACCGTCTCCATAAACGGTTGCAGATGATGCGCTTCAACGGCGAGCGCTGGGATGTGTTCGGCCCGATCCTTGAGGATGCCGGTCCGGCGGGTTAG
- the tnpA gene encoding IS66-like element accessory protein TnpA has translation MTISRAEVITSVERRRRWSQDEKERLVAASLEPGATVSEVARMAGLHVSQLFRWRKELCKHGETSVAPLVAVEIGPSVPPRDVAEAPLTTAPARRRRSQGIIEIDLGSGHRIRVDGDVDGDALRRVLDALVRR, from the coding sequence ATGACGATTTCGCGGGCAGAGGTGATCACATCGGTCGAGCGGCGGCGTCGGTGGTCGCAGGATGAGAAGGAACGGCTAGTTGCAGCATCGCTCGAGCCCGGAGCCACCGTTTCCGAGGTGGCTCGCATGGCCGGCCTTCATGTGAGCCAGCTGTTCAGGTGGCGCAAAGAGCTTTGCAAGCACGGTGAAACGAGTGTAGCGCCGTTAGTGGCGGTCGAGATTGGGCCGTCTGTGCCGCCGCGGGATGTGGCCGAAGCGCCATTGACGACGGCGCCGGCGCGTCGACGGAGGAGCCAGGGCATCATCGAGATTGATCTCGGTAGCGGACACCGCATCCGGGTCGATGGTGACGTTGATGGAGACGCGCTGCGACGAGTTCTCGATGCCCTGGTGCGCCGATGA
- the tnpB gene encoding IS66 family insertion sequence element accessory protein TnpB — MIPVPSGVRVWLATGYTDMRRGFPSLALQVQEVLRKGIHSA, encoded by the coding sequence ATGATCCCGGTTCCGAGCGGCGTGCGAGTGTGGCTCGCGACAGGCTACACGGATATGCGCAGAGGCTTTCCGTCGTTGGCACTTCAAGTGCAGGAGGTGCTGCGCAAAGGTATCCATTCGGCGTAG
- the tnpC gene encoding IS66 family transposase, with protein sequence MNADRDAAPDDVAALKEALAAERAKGFEIAAELAVARAKASEDEALIAQQKLQIAKLKHQIYGQRSERSARLIEQLALTFEELEADATEDELAAERAVAKATAVRGFTRKRAERQTFPENLPRERVVIDGPTACDCCGGTRLRKLGEDVTRTLEVVPRQWKVIETVREKFSCRDCEKISQTAAPFHAVARGWAGPSLLAMIMFEKFGQHQPLNRQAERYVLEGVPIALSTMADAMGSVCASLDPLLRLVEAHVMAAERLHADDTTVPVLAKGKTDTARCWIYVRDDRPFGGAGPPAAMFYYSRDRKGEHPRGHLARYAGILQADAYDGYNQLYLAGRQPGPIREAACWSHGRRPFFAMADIEENARRKAAGKKEIPLSPIAIEVVRRIDALFEIERSINGRSPEDRLQVRQTQSRPLVDDLQVYMREQLAKLSRGHDLTKAFNYILKRWASFTLFLDDGRVCLSNNAAERGLRGIALGRKSWLFCGSDRGGRRAAAMYSLIITAKMNGIDPQAWLADVLARIAAHPAHRLDELLPWNWTPASALSARAAA encoded by the coding sequence ATGAATGCTGATCGCGACGCTGCTCCGGATGACGTTGCCGCCCTGAAAGAGGCGTTGGCGGCCGAGCGCGCGAAGGGGTTTGAGATCGCCGCCGAGCTCGCGGTCGCCCGCGCGAAAGCGTCGGAAGACGAGGCGCTGATTGCCCAGCAGAAGCTGCAGATCGCCAAGCTGAAGCATCAGATCTATGGGCAACGATCGGAGCGTTCGGCGCGGCTGATCGAACAGCTGGCGCTGACGTTCGAAGAGCTGGAAGCCGACGCCACCGAGGACGAGCTTGCGGCGGAACGGGCCGTGGCCAAGGCGACGGCGGTGCGCGGATTTACGCGCAAGCGCGCCGAGCGCCAGACGTTCCCCGAAAATCTTCCCCGGGAGCGGGTGGTGATCGATGGGCCAACGGCTTGCGATTGTTGTGGGGGCACTCGCCTGCGCAAGCTCGGCGAGGACGTAACTCGGACGCTGGAAGTGGTACCGCGCCAGTGGAAGGTGATCGAGACGGTCCGGGAGAAGTTCTCCTGCCGCGACTGCGAGAAGATCAGCCAGACGGCGGCGCCGTTCCATGCCGTCGCCCGCGGATGGGCCGGCCCGAGTCTGTTGGCCATGATCATGTTCGAGAAGTTCGGCCAACATCAGCCCTTAAACCGCCAGGCGGAGCGCTACGTCCTGGAAGGCGTGCCGATCGCGCTGTCGACCATGGCGGACGCCATGGGATCGGTCTGTGCGTCGCTGGATCCCCTCCTGCGCTTGGTCGAAGCCCATGTCATGGCGGCCGAGCGCCTGCATGCCGATGATACGACCGTGCCCGTACTGGCCAAAGGCAAGACCGATACGGCGCGATGCTGGATCTACGTCCGGGACGACCGGCCGTTTGGCGGCGCGGGGCCGCCGGCGGCGATGTTCTATTACTCCCGCGACCGCAAGGGCGAGCATCCCCGGGGGCATCTGGCCCGATATGCCGGCATCCTGCAGGCCGATGCCTATGATGGGTACAACCAGCTCTATCTAGCGGGACGCCAGCCAGGCCCAATCCGGGAGGCTGCCTGCTGGTCGCACGGACGGCGCCCGTTCTTTGCCATGGCCGACATCGAAGAGAATGCCCGGCGCAAGGCCGCCGGCAAGAAGGAGATCCCGCTCTCGCCGATCGCGATCGAGGTCGTGAGGCGGATCGACGCGCTGTTCGAGATCGAGCGCTCCATCAATGGCAGGAGTCCCGAGGATCGCCTTCAGGTACGGCAGACGCAGAGCCGGCCCCTGGTCGACGATCTTCAAGTCTACATGAGAGAACAGCTCGCCAAACTCTCCCGTGGGCACGACCTGACTAAGGCGTTCAACTATATCCTGAAGCGCTGGGCGAGCTTCACCCTGTTCCTCGATGATGGGCGGGTATGTCTGTCCAACAATGCCGCCGAACGAGGCCTAAGAGGTATCGCTCTGGGGCGAAAGTCCTGGTTGTTCTGCGGCTCTGATCGCGGCGGACGGCGTGCGGCGGCCATGTACAGCCTGATCATCACCGCCAAGATGAACGGCATCGACCCGCAAGCCTGGCTGGCGGATGTTCTCGCTCGCATTGCTGCCCACCCGGCTCACCGGCTGGACGAACTGCTGCCCTGGAATTGGACACCGGCATCAGCGCTCTCCGCTCGAGCAGCGGCATGA
- the tnpB gene encoding IS66 family insertion sequence element accessory protein TnpB (TnpB, as the term is used for proteins encoded by IS66 family insertion elements, is considered an accessory protein, since TnpC, encoded by a neighboring gene, is a DDE family transposase.) — MIPIPSGVRVWIATGHTDMRRGMRSLALTVQESLKRDPHAGDLYIFRGRSGDLVKILWHDGLGMSLYAKRLDRGKFIWPSASDGAVSISAAQMAYMLEGIDWRNPQLSWRPRSAG, encoded by the coding sequence ATGATCCCGATCCCGAGCGGCGTCAGGGTCTGGATCGCCACTGGCCACACCGATATGCGTCGCGGCATGCGAAGCTTGGCTCTCACAGTGCAGGAAAGCCTGAAGCGGGATCCTCATGCGGGCGATCTCTACATCTTCCGGGGGCGCAGCGGCGATCTGGTCAAGATCCTTTGGCATGATGGGTTGGGCATGTCGCTTTATGCCAAGCGTTTGGACCGCGGCAAGTTTATCTGGCCTTCGGCGTCGGACGGTGCGGTATCGATCTCGGCGGCCCAGATGGCCTACATGCTCGAAGGCATCGACTGGCGGAATCCGCAACTGAGCTGGCGGCCGCGGAGCGCGGGTTGA
- the tnpA gene encoding IS66-like element accessory protein TnpA, whose translation MTDYMPMPKVSRLEVVSTGARRRWTLEEKQRIVAESYSGPRLVSVTARRNGLSTSQLFTWRRLARDGRLAEDAVPALVPVEITSTPASASTCAPQVPSSPPAQRARVGIIEIELGGCRVRVDRDVDTEALQRVLELLRRR comes from the coding sequence ATGACTGACTATATGCCTATGCCGAAGGTTTCCCGACTTGAAGTCGTCTCGACGGGCGCACGGCGCCGCTGGACTTTGGAGGAGAAGCAGCGGATCGTTGCCGAGAGCTACAGCGGGCCACGATTGGTGTCGGTAACGGCACGTCGCAACGGATTGTCGACGAGCCAATTGTTCACGTGGCGCCGGCTGGCGCGCGACGGCCGGCTGGCGGAGGACGCGGTGCCTGCGCTTGTACCCGTGGAGATCACCTCTACGCCAGCTTCGGCATCGACGTGCGCGCCGCAGGTGCCGTCTTCACCGCCTGCGCAGCGCGCGAGGGTCGGAATCATCGAGATCGAGCTTGGTGGTTGCCGCGTGCGGGTAGATCGTGACGTGGACACTGAGGCGCTACAGCGGGTTCTCGAGCTCCTGCGACGCCGATGA
- the tnpB gene encoding IS66 family insertion sequence element accessory protein TnpB (TnpB, as the term is used for proteins encoded by IS66 family insertion elements, is considered an accessory protein, since TnpC, encoded by a neighboring gene, is a DDE family transposase.), which translates to MSSRCHLTRQGGRPRRDTRKDPLSGHLFVFRGRRSDLVKVIWHDGQGACLFTKRLERGKFIWPSVAGESVTISPAQLSYLLSGIDWRNPQETQRPTRVG; encoded by the coding sequence ATGTCTTCACGTTGCCACCTCACTCGGCAAGGCGGTCGCCCCCGGAGGGATACGCGCAAAGACCCGCTCAGCGGTCATCTGTTCGTCTTCCGCGGTCGGCGCAGTGATCTTGTGAAAGTGATCTGGCACGATGGCCAGGGAGCATGCCTGTTTACCAAAAGACTCGAGAGAGGAAAGTTCATCTGGCCATCGGTTGCCGGTGAATCGGTAACGATCTCTCCGGCGCAGTTGAGCTATCTGTTGTCCGGGATCGATTGGCGCAACCCTCAAGAAACCCAGCGTCCGACGCGGGTCGGATAG
- the tnpC gene encoding IS66 family transposase yields the protein MTSKPDDLPSDLASALATLQAEREARLRAEAVAASAQAELSDNEALVAHLELRIEKLKRELYGQRSERTARLLEQLELELEDLVTTASEDELAAQAAAAKTQNVRPFTRRRPVRKPWPDDIEHERVVIDAPTSCACCGGSRLAKIGEDVTKTLEEIPRRFKVIETVREKFTCRDCEKISQPPAPFHATPRGFIGPQLLATILFDKFGMHIPLNRQSARFKAERIDLPLSTLADQVGHGTFAVMPLFHLIERHVLAAERLHGDDTTIRILAKGKCTTGRIWTYVRDDRPFAGPAPPAAVYYASSDRRGEHPQKHLAAFAGILQADCYNGFEPLFDPQKKVLPITPAFCFAHARRGFFELADIEKNAREGKRGKPVSPIALEAVRRLDVLFEIERAINGCGADERHAVRQEKSKPLLGDMHAWLLRERETLSRSSEVLKPMNYMLRRWDNFARFLDDGRICLTNNCAERALRGIALGRRNWTFAGSQRGADRAAIMLTMITTCRLNDVDPKAWLADVLARIADLPASRLHELLPWEWKLLRQGDKPADQQAA from the coding sequence ATGACATCGAAGCCGGACGATCTTCCATCGGACCTTGCGAGTGCCCTGGCGACGCTGCAGGCCGAGCGTGAGGCGCGGCTGCGAGCTGAGGCGGTGGCTGCCAGCGCGCAGGCGGAGCTGTCGGACAACGAGGCGCTGGTCGCGCATCTCGAGTTGCGGATCGAGAAGCTCAAACGCGAACTGTACGGGCAGCGCTCCGAGCGCACGGCGCGGCTGCTCGAGCAGTTGGAACTGGAGCTCGAAGACCTCGTCACCACGGCGAGCGAGGATGAGCTTGCGGCGCAGGCCGCAGCGGCGAAGACTCAGAACGTCCGCCCCTTCACGCGCAGGCGGCCGGTGCGCAAGCCCTGGCCGGACGACATCGAACACGAGCGCGTCGTCATTGACGCTCCGACGAGCTGCGCCTGCTGCGGCGGATCGCGGCTGGCGAAGATCGGCGAGGATGTGACCAAGACGCTGGAGGAGATCCCGCGTCGCTTCAAGGTCATCGAGACAGTGCGCGAGAAGTTCACCTGCCGCGATTGCGAGAAGATCAGCCAGCCGCCTGCGCCGTTCCATGCCACGCCGCGCGGCTTCATCGGCCCACAATTGCTGGCGACGATCCTGTTCGACAAGTTCGGCATGCATATCCCGCTCAACCGCCAGAGTGCGCGCTTCAAGGCCGAGAGGATTGATTTGCCGCTGTCGACGCTGGCCGACCAGGTCGGCCACGGGACCTTCGCCGTCATGCCGCTCTTCCACTTGATCGAACGCCATGTGCTCGCTGCCGAGCGCCTTCATGGCGATGACACCACCATCCGTATCCTGGCGAAGGGCAAGTGCACGACCGGGCGGATCTGGACTTATGTGCGGGATGACCGGCCCTTTGCCGGGCCTGCGCCGCCGGCGGCGGTCTATTACGCCTCGAGCGACCGACGAGGCGAGCATCCCCAGAAGCATCTGGCCGCCTTCGCCGGTATCCTGCAAGCCGATTGCTACAACGGCTTCGAGCCGCTGTTCGACCCGCAAAAGAAGGTGCTGCCGATTACGCCGGCGTTTTGCTTCGCCCATGCGCGGCGGGGCTTCTTCGAGCTGGCTGACATCGAGAAGAATGCCCGGGAAGGCAAGAGAGGTAAACCGGTCTCTCCGATCGCGCTGGAGGCGGTCAGGCGCCTGGATGTGTTGTTCGAGATCGAGCGCGCCATTAACGGCTGCGGCGCCGACGAGCGGCACGCCGTGCGCCAGGAAAAGAGCAAGCCGCTCCTCGGGGACATGCACGCCTGGTTGTTGCGTGAGCGCGAAACCCTCTCTCGCTCGTCCGAGGTCCTGAAGCCGATGAATTACATGCTCAGGCGCTGGGACAACTTCGCCCGCTTCCTCGACGATGGCAGGATCTGCTTGACCAACAATTGCGCTGAGCGCGCATTGAGAGGCATCGCCCTGGGAAGGCGCAACTGGACCTTCGCCGGCAGCCAGCGTGGTGCCGACCGTGCCGCCATCATGCTGACGATGATCACGACCTGTCGTCTCAACGACGTCGATCCCAAGGCCTGGCTCGCCGACGTCCTCGCCCGTATCGCCGATCTTCCCGCTTCGCGTCTGCACGAACTGCTACCCTGGGAATGGAAGCTCCTGCGCCAAGGCGACAAGCCTGCCGATCAGCAGGCCGCCTGA
- the istA gene encoding IS21 family transposase has product MPRRKQAKRTTVKDLRSILRLTYEQDLSVREISERLQISKSSVATYLLRAREAGLSWPLPPIYESEAALQRALFRRVGRPPQDLSEPEWPRVAQELKRKGVTLTLLWQEYRTAHPDGYGYTWFCEKFDAYRRRANPTFRHRHAAGAVMQTDYAGPTVEVIDPQTGEIRQAQIFVAVLGASSLTFAMGSFGQRLPDWIEGQTRALSYFGGVPKAIVCDNLKAGVVKALWFEPTLNQTFAAMAEHYDTTILPTRSRKPRDKGKVEGAVLIVERWILARLRHRRFFNLTDLNTAIAGLLEELNHRPMRHIGKSRRQLFEEIERAALTPLPGEPFEYAEWKTAKVHPDYHVEVDKTFYSVPHRLIGRRVDVRLTYRAVEIFQDHTRVASHVRRSQRSGHVTVNEHMPKAHQRYANMTPASLIKMAARIGVNAATLVERMMRERPHPEQGYRSAMGIIALARRYERDRLEAACERALVINAISYSSVSAILKSGLDRASPAAAPVKATPSHANIRGGGYYQ; this is encoded by the coding sequence ATGCCGAGACGGAAGCAAGCGAAACGAACCACTGTGAAGGACCTACGATCGATCCTGAGGCTGACGTACGAGCAGGACCTGTCGGTTCGGGAGATCTCGGAACGGCTGCAGATCAGCAAGAGTTCGGTTGCCACCTACCTGCTGCGAGCGCGTGAAGCGGGTTTGAGCTGGCCGCTGCCGCCGATTTACGAGAGCGAGGCGGCCTTGCAGCGAGCCTTGTTCCGGCGGGTCGGGCGGCCCCCGCAGGACTTGAGCGAGCCTGAGTGGCCACGGGTGGCGCAGGAGCTCAAGCGCAAGGGCGTGACGCTGACGCTGCTGTGGCAGGAATACCGGACGGCGCATCCCGACGGCTATGGTTACACGTGGTTCTGCGAGAAGTTTGACGCCTATCGGCGCCGGGCGAACCCGACCTTCCGTCATCGCCACGCGGCGGGTGCAGTGATGCAGACCGACTATGCCGGTCCGACGGTGGAGGTGATCGATCCGCAAACCGGCGAGATCCGTCAGGCGCAGATATTTGTCGCGGTGCTCGGGGCCTCGTCGCTGACCTTCGCTATGGGGAGCTTCGGTCAGCGACTACCAGATTGGATCGAAGGCCAGACCCGGGCCTTGTCGTACTTCGGCGGAGTTCCCAAGGCGATCGTCTGCGACAATCTGAAGGCCGGGGTCGTCAAGGCGTTGTGGTTCGAGCCAACGCTCAACCAAACCTTTGCCGCCATGGCCGAGCACTACGACACGACGATTTTGCCGACCCGCAGCCGCAAGCCGCGCGACAAGGGCAAGGTTGAAGGCGCGGTGTTGATTGTTGAGCGCTGGATTCTGGCACGGCTGCGCCATCGGCGGTTCTTCAACCTGACTGATCTCAATACTGCGATCGCCGGTTTGCTGGAGGAGCTGAACCATCGGCCGATGCGCCATATCGGCAAATCCCGCCGGCAGCTGTTCGAGGAGATCGAGCGCGCTGCGTTGACGCCGCTGCCGGGCGAGCCGTTCGAATACGCCGAATGGAAAACGGCGAAGGTCCACCCCGATTATCACGTCGAAGTCGACAAGACCTTTTACTCGGTGCCGCACCGGCTGATCGGCCGTCGGGTGGACGTCCGGCTCACCTATCGAGCCGTCGAGATCTTCCAGGATCACACGCGTGTTGCCAGCCATGTGCGCCGCTCTCAGCGCAGCGGCCATGTCACCGTGAACGAGCACATGCCCAAGGCCCATCAGCGTTATGCCAATATGACGCCGGCGAGCTTGATCAAGATGGCAGCGCGGATCGGCGTCAACGCCGCCACTCTGGTCGAGCGGATGATGCGTGAGCGCCCGCATCCCGAGCAGGGTTATCGCTCCGCCATGGGGATCATCGCCCTGGCGCGGCGCTACGAGCGCGATCGGCTCGAAGCGGCCTGCGAGCGCGCACTCGTCATCAACGCGATCAGCTACTCCTCGGTGAGCGCGATCCTCAAATCCGGGCTCGACCGCGCGAGCCCTGCTGCCGCCCCCGTCAAAGCCACCCCCTCGCACGCCAACATCCGTGGTGGGGGCTATTATCAATGA
- the istB gene encoding IS21-like element helper ATPase IstB: MLTHPTLDQMQALGLAGMAAAYRQLAEQDNAADLSRDEWLGLMLDREAAMRADRRLTNRLAAAKLRFVDACIEDVDFASRRGLDRRNTLQLAQGAWLKAHENFIITGLTGTGKTWLACAFGRQAARLDHSVLYLRMPRLFEDLAMARLDGRFPRLIDKLARVQLLILDDWGTHTLNDQQRLDLLEIFEERYRRKSTLITAQLPVAQWHDMIGEPTIADAILDRIIHNSHRIALEGDSMRRKKAARPLTDVENSETNTN; the protein is encoded by the coding sequence ATGCTGACCCACCCGACCCTCGACCAGATGCAGGCGCTCGGCCTTGCCGGAATGGCGGCCGCCTACCGGCAATTGGCCGAACAGGACAATGCCGCCGATCTCAGCCGCGACGAGTGGCTCGGCCTGATGCTCGATCGCGAAGCCGCCATGCGCGCCGACCGGCGCCTGACCAATCGGCTGGCCGCAGCCAAGCTGCGCTTCGTCGACGCCTGTATCGAAGACGTCGACTTCGCGTCCCGCCGCGGCCTTGACCGGCGCAACACCCTGCAGCTGGCGCAAGGCGCCTGGCTGAAAGCCCATGAGAACTTCATCATCACCGGCCTGACCGGGACTGGCAAAACCTGGCTGGCGTGCGCCTTCGGACGCCAGGCGGCCAGGCTCGATCATTCCGTCCTCTATTTGCGTATGCCGCGCCTGTTCGAAGACCTCGCCATGGCCCGTCTCGATGGTCGCTTCCCGCGCCTCATCGATAAGCTCGCACGTGTCCAGTTGCTCATCCTCGACGATTGGGGCACCCACACCCTCAATGACCAGCAGCGCCTTGATCTCCTCGAAATCTTCGAAGAGCGCTACAGGCGCAAATCGACCTTGATTACCGCTCAGCTGCCCGTTGCCCAATGGCACGACATGATCGGCGAGCCAACCATCGCAGATGCTATCCTGGACCGGATCATCCACAACTCCCACCGTATCGCCCTCGAAGGTGACAGCATGCGAAGGAAAAAAGCTGCGCGCCCCTTGACCGACGTCGAAAACAGCGAAACGAATACCAACTGA